TATATCTATGATTAAATTTCACCAATATTTCAGAAAAACAAATGAcaagaaattaattaaatcaattaaaacaaataatttaccTGTAAGTCCTCCATCACAGTTGGGTACGAATCCTTTAGGTCAATAACAGCAATGCCCTCTGGAAATTTGCGTATCAGGAAAAGCAGCTCTTTTTTGTCCCTAAGGGCATGTTTCGACTATAGACCAAAGGCAATGTAAtaagttttgaaccaaaataatGGTATAAGGGAAGAGGACGTTATTGTCAAAGTGAACAAAATTGAACACATGAAGGTTTGCATATATGCAAGAATAAAAGTTACCTTGTAAGAGAATCTTTCTCCATCAAATCTTACTTTTGGATTTTTCCTCATACTGTCAAAAACATCTTTGTTAGCTTTCATGTCCACATAGCATGCTTCATTTATTTGATCCAACGTTAAAGCCTGCCGAGTCTGTTTAGCAAACACAAGAACAAGCACAAAGTAAGTATCCATGACAACTTGTGCATACCCGTCAACCTTCAAGAGAGGCAGGGGATTCGCTGAGAAGGTGTTTTGACCACCAATCAGAATGATCATTGGCCACAACATAGCTTACAGATgactaacataaaaaaatatttatacatcaTGTACAGCGAGAAGCACTGCCGATATTTTACTGAACAGTAATGTGAGTTTGAAATTAagcttttataaataataaccaAGGACTGTTGATGTTAAAGTGAAAGCTGTTTCTGATAATCATAAGATGTAACGGGACTATATATTTGCATGAAAGGAGGTAAATTCTCCAATATCCGTTGATGATTTTTATTAATACCAAGTTAATGGTTGATTTCTACGAGAAAACGCAATGACCAAAGGTGATCCATAGAATTAGTCCTATTGAAAATTATTGGGTACAAGAAACAATTCCAGTAAAGGTCCCTCTTGTGATAAAAGGAATTGCCAGCGTTGACCTCACATATAACTTATATACAACTTCAGTTTCTTCTCCAAGGTTTTAAAAGACTATATCGTGACTGTAATATCAAAGTTTTTGATATCTTTGCATCAGCATAGTAACGGCAATTGCAGCTGCATAAGTAATATTTGAGtgaaattttcttcaaaactaaGATGACATCACGGCCACAATTTAAAGCCTCACTCTGCTTTAAATCCAATTTTAACCTAAGTAGCACTAAAACTTCACATTGAAAACATGTTAGTGTCCGACATCGACATGACACACATAgttacattcaatcacttcCATTATCTTAAACTAATACTATTGTCAACGTGTCAGTCAGTTTGGTGTTTGAATGCAATTTCCTGCAAAACTAAGATCACAAAGCAGCCACAGTTTAAAGCATCATTTTTCTTTGCTTTATATCCAATTTTAACCTAAGTAGCACCGACACTTCAGATTGAAAACATGTCAAGTGTCCAAAATCATCATGACACACATGGTTACATTCGATCACTTCCGTTATCTTCAACTATTACTGGTGTCAACGTGTTGGTATCATGTTTGGTGTCTGTGTTTCATAGCTATAAGTATTTTACTCAAAGATGAAAAAACAGTACCCCAAGGTATTCATCCAACTTCATTCACAAAAATAGTATTAAGATGTCGGTGTTTTATGATCATCATATATATTAGGGCAGTACCTCATAAAGGATAGCAATAACACGCTTCATTTGAGCTCCAACAGGTGCTTTGCGTATACTGTTAATGACTTGAAGTCTCTCCGTATCAGATGAGAATTTGACAGGAACAGGAGGGTTTGACGCAGATACAGATGAAGCCTTGCTCGCTGCTATGCTCGATAGTGTTGTTTGACATTTCTCTTGCTGTTTTTTGAATCTATCTAACTTCCCTTGCAACGCCATCTGATTGATATTCAAAACAATCAATCAATCCTAGGGTTTCACTTATATAGAAGCCAAATCAACTAAGCAACGAACACAGAcaacaataacaaatatttatatattgaaaTTCTCTTTGTTTGGATAATTTAAACCTAATTCTCGATCCAATTTTGAAAACAGGTTCAAACAAAATCTACCAAATAGGTGAAATTTGATTTTCGTAAATCGAAGTTGCAAATTGGCAACCATGAAAAGGGATATTATAATAGAATTGAAAGTTACGAGCACATATCCAAACCTAATAAGTAATCGGTAGAATATGTATTGCGAATTGAATTTGAGAGATAAGAAGAAAGATAACCGTGTGAGTCCGTCACAGATTTTTCTCCTCCGTAATCAATGAAGAACGGAAGTGTTTCCAGCGCTATTAATAATTCACCAAATTAGTCGGCTCACTAAATGGGCCGGGCCCAGCAAACCGGGTCGGTCGGCTCTATTTGAGTGTATGGAATTACTTTGTcaggaaaaaaatatatgcatattatatatattcatattttaaggtaaaacattttttcttaacaattttttttggtaaaGATTTTTTATTGACATGTTAACCGTACACTAAAACATTTATATGATTGGTAGGGATCGactacatatttaaatttatatatattaaaaaatatataatattgcaTTAAAATTATGTTGGTGTTACCGATGAAATAGATATATgtctaaatattttgaaaaaaaatagctCATCGATATCATATAAATAAGTTGATTATGGAAATTTGGTACGGTAatgtttattgaatttttatatttgatgtatTATTTGGTCTGTATTAATGATTATGTATTATGTGCGGTTGTTGTAAGATTTTAAggataaaaagataatttaattttaaaatatatatttgtctcttttttctttttgtgaattaaatatatatataaaattgaaataattttcgTTTCTTCCATTTAATTGAACACATTTGTAAATTGTATgtttaaatttgtgtttttctttttttgtcattttagtTCGATCTATTTGTTTGGTGGGACTAAACATAACGAacattttatgtaaaatttaaaaaataaaaaaatttattttgtaaatatacgAGTTTATAAAACATAATGGCTCTGTCTAAAAATCACATTGGCTACGTCTAGAAATCACATTTGgaggataaaaaaaattatattttgtctaacatgtatatgttttatatatgtatatattttaaaagtttatttttaaaacgtATTTCTTATGTCCCATAATAATTGAGATATTTGATTAgttcacatatattaaaaaaatgtaagaattaaagataaataacactacttttattaaattatccttattaaatattaatgtattatgAATATCATAAATAATGTATCTAAACTATAAAGGATTTAACCGACGATAATCCTTAGATAATAAAGATTAGATCCTCAATCTTAGTTATGTCAAATTTTGCACCCCACAGCTTAGCATGTGACACCCCATAAGAAGGGGAACACTGATTATAGATTTGTGTATTGTCTTGCTAAACTACAACTCAAACACTTTACTAACTTAATCATTTGAGTACTTTTATACTCATTGTGCACATTGACGTGGAAATTAATCGAAAAAGAACATCATTAATGAGATACAAGTTTATTTTAGTTTGAATTTCGGATAAAACAATATAATACCATGTAAAGAAGCATGCTATAAAACTCCTCtgataatatttttgtatacaTATAAACTCcgaattttcaaatatttattcaaatcttTGTTTTACTTCTATTTCTCTTCTTATATATTACATTATCAATTTGTCACATCTATCATattacactttttatttttttatttatatcaaggTGTGTACACATTATGAGGAGTTCACTAAACATTTTTCTTATCGATGTGTAAATACTCTACAACAATGGTTCAAACTCATGCACAATGAAAACAATAGTTTTAGCCAATTTGGGGATATAAGGTGGATTATTCAAACACAGGGAGGCACTCTCTCATTGAAACATAGCCGTAGCTAGGAATTTGTTTGGAAGTTTAATGTGTAAGTGCATTCCAATGGTTGTTGATCatgatgaaataataaaaatttaatggtAACTTGTTAGTGATATATGCATATAGTCTTCGTCCACGCCAAGAAAGCACTTCTATGATCATATTCATTGAATTCAAAGTTTCAAACCCTATGGAGATTGCTATAGCCCAATGTAGGCCCACATTATTCTTCttaatgtgtatatatatatatgataaatacaTATCGTTGAATAATGCTAGTGTGATAATGATATATGTATGGTACCAACAAGTCCATAACCACTTCGAAACGAGACTCCTCCTTGTTGACCGACCATGTGCATCCTATTCCTAGTAGTTAAATCAAGTAGACAAGTAATAGAAAATTATACTTTATATCTCACATTACATGTTACATAAATTacctatttattttatcatttaaaaaaaaaaagtaatttttttaccCCACTAATTTGAGAaccaaaaaattttaaaagaaatttctTGAACACAACTATGTttcaaaaattatgaattttgtgtaccataaaagtttttaaaaattttttaaaacacatttatatttcataatttatttaaaaaaaaattcagaacataaatatattttagaaaattcgAACGTTGTGTAccagaaaatatttttcaaattttcttaaACACATTTATACGTATTctagaaaacttgaaaaaaaagttTCCAATACacaattgtatttttgaaattcaaaatgtGTGTCTTAAagtttttttcaagtttttcaaaatgcaaatttttctaaaaaactcAAACTTTGTATTAAGGAAAACttgttttaagttttttgaatatatttgtatactgaaaattttttttcaagttttttgaaacacaaacgtatattatgaaattaaatttttattaaaatatgaatgtatAGAGTAAATTTTTTCAAGTAGTACAGTCTTAGTTCTTGACAAAATATAAAGTATGGTTCTAGCTAGGTGAAAATAGATTAAGCTATTATTCCCAAGAGATTAtaccataaatttataaatggaagtgttttgatatattttttttttaaataaaaaaattaatttttatttttataaatcaaaaaattatttattaatttttatattttagaaaataacatTTCATAAGAAAAAGTTCATTTGATTGTTTGTAAgtattatactatttttttatattttataaaaaaaaacaccattTAATATtcactattataaataataaaaatttataaaaaaaattaaattttattttgttgacacttttaataaataacatttagttattataattttttaaataataaaaaataattaaaaaaaaacttaagtagttattaatttaaaaaattaaatgtaccATAATGTCAAATTGATTATTCGGTCTTGATTCATACGTTTGATAAAACGCATCGAGCTTAAAAttggaaatttttatttttataaatcaaaaaattatttattaatttttatattttagaaaataacatTTCATAAGAAAAAGTTCATTTGATTGTTTGTAAgtattatactatttttttatattttataaaaaaaaacaccattTAATATtcactattataaataataaaaatttataaaaaaaattaaattttattttgttgacacttttaataaataacatttagttattataattttttaaataataaaaaataattaaaaaaaaacttaagtagttattaatttaaaaaattaaatgtaccATAATGTCAAATTGATTATTCGGTCTTGATTCATACGTTTGATAAAACGCATCGAGCTTAAAATTGGAATGGTGCATGCATGGTTACACCAAACTCAGCTATAGTTTAAATatgcatttatattttattgatacaTGTTGCGTGTGCATTTATAGTTTAAATAAAGATAATGTATTAtagtgtaaataaattttatataaacttttgattttattaaaaatttaaaattaaatttcaatagtttgatctaacaataaaaaaaataagtatttgaTCCGACGGATTTTAGAAGAAGACaaataaaaattcttttataaatcatcaataaaccttAAAATCTTTTGACTCACCATAAAACTTTTTTACAACTTTTTACCTATACATGTTTATTAAACACATAATGATTTTGTGAGGAAAAAGAGTAACATGGACACTTtaccaaaagaaaaacaaaaggacATTGGATATGAATCAAACGTAAGATTCAACGAATAAACTATAAAAAGTAGCAGCCCGGTTACGTCTTGTGTTATGACCCGTAAGTCTTTGACAAAATCTTATTTCTCTACATGGAATAATGAATAATATATGACAGATATATTAAGTAATTTGAAGTATTTGGGTAacgaaaaataatattatttcaataaattctaatttttactttttggtCATCGCTTGTCAAAATTAGGAGTtgtatttatattgatattaggAGTTGTGAGGTGGATGGATTGGTTTGAGTGGAGAAGTATAGAGTATTTATTGTTAAAGagttatattgatatttttgtaaaatgacTTACGTACTTGAGgtgttttattatataaattattattacttgtCTTATTCtaacacaatttttaatataaatatggaAAATCATATTAAACAACGCAATAatgaataacaaaaaaaaaaattagtaagtCAAATTTATATTATGCTCCCATTtataagacaaaaaataaaaaatatcaatatcaatatattcatttattgttctaactttttttttactatttcatgTATACCCTTCTAAAAAATTGTGAGACATTGATTATccactaataatattaaaaaagacaaatattttaaacaataaatatacctaactttttcttataaataggaTAAAGAAAAttcttcataaattattttattattaagatTAGAGGTAGTACTATCAATGAAATCAAAAATTAAGTTTAAGGCCTAATATTATTTGAGACCTAAAAGGTGATTGTTTTACTTGCAAGTTGCAACCCCATAGATTGGCCATGATTATATGTGAGTAAGATATTGAGTATATAAAATGCTAATTATACCATTATTGTAGAAATATAATGTGATTTGATCTTAatttaggaagaaaaaaacatGCTACTTTTTATCATATATTCAGAATGACGTGCacctttcattttattttttttatcaatttcatCTTAAATCTTAGTAAAATGTTGAGTATGAGACATAAtacataatataatttattttcaaaaagtgcatttttacTTATCATTGTtggttatatttattttggtaaGGTATAAAATTAAAGACTCAATCTCCATTAAGTTTACtagttttataaaaatgtagtatttaatttttttttctcaaagagAAGGGATGGAAAATCAGGAACACATGTTGTTTTAGTTTCCGATGGTATTAGCGGTTTGGCTCTCTATGTATTTGTGCTATTAATCTACATTTAAAACTTTCTCAAGAGATATTTAAAGCTATCTTAATTTTCAACAACCAAtcataaacataattaaaaaagcTTCATTACATACACACAgcaaaaacacacttattaagAAACCCAAGGGAGCTAAGTTATGATGATCACAAATGAAGTTTTAGCAAAAAAACTTCATCTTATTGAAGGGATCCACCAGTGATGACATACACAAATCAATACACATTGGTTTGAATTAAAGGCATCTCTATATGAGGAGCACCAAGAGGACAGAAAACAACCTTATAATTAGAGCCAGCTGGACAAGTGAAAGTGCTAGTTGGGTCATCTTGAGGGTAACTATAAGCATCATGACATCTATCTTTAAAAAACCTTGAGAAATAAGTTGGCCCACAACTTCCTTGCCCATTAGTGCAACAATATTCATTTGTTTTATAAACGGTACAAGGGTTGTTACAACCACCTTGAGCCCTCAATTCGTTAGGGCATTGTCCGTTAATATCGGCTGTGCAACTGATTTTGTGACATCCACCGTTAATAGGGAAGAAATCCATTGGGATGTTGAAACCATCAACGAGTGAAATGTCGTAGAAATCTAGATTACCATATTGATTTAATGCAAATTCGGCCAATGTGTTTGGTGGGACACCCCAACCAGTGCATTGAAGTCCACCAGTGCAATCACCTGTTTGGCAGCGGCCACGACCGCTGCCATCGAAATTGCAACCAGTACGACCCCAAATACGAGCCATTGAAGTGCCAGCGTTAACCCAAAGATTCCATGTTTGACCGCGGTCAAGGCGACGACCACCGCCCGGACTAGCAGCTGCCCAAACGGTGTAAGGGCAATTGTTGACTATCTCAAAATTGGCTGCTTGTGAGGGAGTGAGGAGGAAGAGAAGGGAGCATAGTGTGATTGTGAGGATTGATAAGAAACTCATTTGGATATTGAATATTGGATGAAATGAAAGCATGCTAGTTGAGgtttatatagaaaaaaaatgagcAAGGATCGGTCACCAGCCATCGCATTTGGACAAttataagtattattttttttcgcTTGACTTTTCACTAGTGTTCAATGATGGATTGTAGTTTATAATCCTATCTAAGATAcgaaattattatataaatcttGGTggtgagtttttattttttcaatgtcTCTTTTGTTTAATCTAAAATTTGTATCCATTTTTTTCCTCCAAAACATAATAAAGTTGAtctattaatctattttttaaactaaCCTTCACAGTAACTTGTTTAACGAAAATAAAAGGACTATTACTAAATTCTAAATTAATGGAAAGATATTTTGGAAATGATATTATCAAATAGAGTAAAGTTAGTTATAATTTCTGAGTATTTTGGCTTATATATaagatacaaaatattattttagaacgatgaattcaatattattatgatttttgcCAATGTCTTCTTTTTAAATAGCAAAACAAGATATATATGCAATGGCAAAAATTGTTAATAACTATTCAAAAGTAAAATCCATTTTGTtaagaattataaaataaagtgattttgaatttaatactttaaatattatttgttagatacttaaaaaattgaaacttttttgtatttattcatataataaaaatcatttttttaaatcaattaaaaaaataatttttacgaTAAGTTATTCAAAAagatttctattttttaataactttttcattTAGTAATTTAGTTAGTTATgtaataacattttaattttttaatttttatttctcatCATATCACCCATCAAATTGCCTATTATCTTTCCAAAATTTTCTCTACTCGTTGGTGGCGTGcgaaaataaacaacaaaacaaGTGGATTTAACATTAATAATGAAAAGGTGTGGCGGCTATTTGCCTAACTAGCTCACCTCCCTAACGAAGATAGTATCAAAAAGAGATAATATGACCTGGTCAGTTTAACttcaaattaacataaaaaGTTTGATGTAGTTTAGTATTGAGAATTTAGCTTTGTAACTTATAATCATTagaattattttgattaataattttttctttcacagtatttttttaaaaaaataaaaaatttaaacattgtACTGTACTTTAAGACTTTTCTATTTCACGGGATTAGGATTCTCACgttaaaaaaacatgaaaaagtAATGTGGAAAATCTTGTctcttaaaatataaagaatgggggattttagaattttacgaaaaaaattggttaaaaattgaGATGTAAAGCTTTAGAAAACATGAAATACAAAAAACTGAGAGGATACTCTTTGTTGGATATATAGCACTATAATAGTTTtcttaactatataaaaatataataaaaagaaaaagaaacattcATTATTGGTGTAAACTATGATTTTACGTTGATGTTCAATGACTAAGTATCTTacagttatttttaaattattatagttaTAGAATGAACTTAGATAAATAAcattatcatttttgttttttttttattgtttctcaTCTTGATACAACTTGATTTTAATTTCTTGACTATATGTggagtttatttaattttatattgatatattatatttgatctaatgcatattcaattaataatttatacatCGTTAAAGTTacaattctaaatatatatgtatttcatatacttcaattttatcataattgTATATTGTCATATTAACaagtattttgttgttttatactattaacttAGGTGTTGTAAATTTAttcacatatttatttttttattttaaaaattttgaattgtattatttttaattaatctaatttctaccaaattaaataaataaaaatcaatttttagaagATTAAATACTACACCCGTTCCTCATGAAAATAATATGAAAACTATGTTTGTTTGGaacaaaactacaattaattgGATGACTAATTTTGCGGATGCATACAGATCCATATACACCATCTGTTTaataatgtgttttttttttcacatatattaagaaatgtcataattaaaataaaaaaagttattttattaaactattcTTCTTAtcaatataactattttttacaaaatattacaattatattattttgttcttgatcaagtttcaataaaatatttcctattttcctTGCCTTGGTCAACAAACTTTTCAAGTAGTATATTAGATCGAGTTGAATGTTGTAAGGTATGTGATAGGAAAAATCTATCATTCATCCCCCACCTTTACCTTTCAcatccaaaaaatatattaaaaaaagaaggttattttacattttttattctcTACTACTTGATAGTCAAAAtgtttaaaagtttaaaaaaattcaaaattttagatgaaagtgaaactttcgaaataattttttttcaaaaacattaaaaaattcgTAATTGGAATGAATGTGAAACTtataaaatgcaattttttcaaaaattttaaaaaatttcaaaactacgATTGAATATTTAACTactaaaatgcaatttttccaaaaattaaaaaaaaaaaaccaaaagttcggatgaatgtgaaacttctaaaatacaattttttttaaaagtttaaattttttttgaaactttggatgaatgtgaaacttcttaaatgcaattttatcaaaatttaaataaataaaaaatgaaacttttgataaatgtgaaacttctgaaatgcaatttttccaaaagtttttttaaaaaattgatactttAAATGAATGCGAAACTTATGTGatgctttaaaaaattattgaaattttggatGAATACGAAACTTTTGAGATGCAATTTattcagaattttttttatttttattttttgaaaatttggatgAATACTAAACTAAACTtttgaaatacaattttttaaaacattttaaaaaaaattgaaaatttcgaaatgttaataattttaaattttttgactaTCAAGTGGTAAAGAGTAAAACAGTCTCTTCATGTGCTTTGGAAATGAGAGGTAAATGTGAGTGTATGGGTGATAGATTTCTCCTGcaatataaatatataccaaaaataaaattaattaagtgcCTGTTTGGTTCTACATTTAAAAGTaggcaaaatcaattttgaaagtttaaaattaattttgacatgtttGAGTTATATAGAGTAGAATTATTTTTACCTCCATAATTGATTCTAACTTGAAGTTAGAATTTGAATATAGTTTTTGAGTTCAAACGTAATTTTTatacttaaatttattattcaactcagttttacataatatatcaaaatataaattattttatattcaactcagttttaactaaaatcaattcatttaaaatcaattttagttacTGCAAAATCAAACACACGCT
This region of Cicer arietinum cultivar CDC Frontier isolate Library 1 chromosome 8, Cicar.CDCFrontier_v2.0, whole genome shotgun sequence genomic DNA includes:
- the LOC101500813 gene encoding transcription initiation factor IIE subunit beta-like → MALQGKLDRFKKQQEKCQTTLSSIAASKASSVSASNPPVPVKFSSDTERLQVINSIRKAPVGAQMKRVIAILYETRQALTLDQINEACYVDMKANKDVFDSMRKNPKVRFDGERFSYKSKHALRDKKELLFLIRKFPEGIAVIDLKDSYPTVMEDLQALKAAREIWLLSNFDSQEDIAYPNDPKVPIKVDDDLKQLFRGIELPRDMIDIERDLQKNGMKPATNTAKRRSAAQMEGISTKPKPKKKKSEITKRTKLTNAHLPELFQNLNNS
- the LOC101501337 gene encoding thaumatin-like protein 1; translation: MSFLSILTITLCSLLFLLTPSQAANFEIVNNCPYTVWAAASPGGGRRLDRGQTWNLWVNAGTSMARIWGRTGCNFDGSGRGRCQTGDCTGGLQCTGWGVPPNTLAEFALNQYGNLDFYDISLVDGFNIPMDFFPINGGCHKISCTADINGQCPNELRAQGGCNNPCTVYKTNEYCCTNGQGSCGPTYFSRFFKDRCHDAYSYPQDDPTSTFTCPAGSNYKVVFCPLGAPHIEMPLIQTNVY